Proteins from a single region of Parasedimentitalea psychrophila:
- a CDS encoding sarcosine oxidase subunit delta, protein MLILECPYCGVKAEESELHAGGEAHLTRFGPGSSDAEFHDYLFMRENPRGVHFERWRHINGCGKWFHAARCTTTLEVFGTYSAQTLEPPQAIRDAVSAKRPGWRWRDL, encoded by the coding sequence ATGCTGATCCTTGAATGCCCATATTGCGGCGTCAAAGCCGAAGAAAGTGAATTGCACGCCGGCGGCGAAGCACATCTGACCCGCTTTGGTCCCGGCTCCTCCGACGCTGAGTTCCACGACTACCTGTTCATGCGCGAAAACCCGCGCGGGGTGCATTTTGAACGCTGGCGTCACATCAATGGCTGCGGCAAGTGGTTCCACGCCGCCCGCTGCACCACAACGCTCGAGGTGTTTGGCACCTATTCGGCGCAAACACTGGAACCGCCACAGGCCATCCGCGATGCGGTCAGCGCCAAACGCCCCGGTTGGCGCTGGAGAGACCTCTAA
- a CDS encoding sarcosine oxidase subunit beta family protein gives MKRYSVFAVAREALRYHSGWERAWRSPTPKRHYDVIIVGAGGHGLATAYYLGKNYGITNVAVIEKGWLGGGNTGRNTTIIRSNYLQDPSAAIYEKARGLYENLSQDLNYNVMFSPRGVLMLAQTQHEIRGYQRTAHANALQGVKTEFVSPQRVKEIVPIINLDGPRYPVLGALWQERGGTARHDAVAWGYARACSDMGMDIIQQCEVTGVRVEGGRVAGVDTSKGPIDCDKLGMLVAGNASVLSEMAGFRLPMESVALQALVSEPIKPCMDVVVMANTVHGYMSQSDKGEMVIGGGTDGFNNYTQRGSFHHIEETVRALVETFPMVSRLKMLRQWGGIVDVTGDRSPIISKTPVGNVFVNCGWGTGGFKSIPGSGWGMAELMATGHSSLTEAFTIDRFKEGQFIDESVAAGVAH, from the coding sequence ATGAAACGCTACTCGGTATTTGCTGTCGCGCGCGAGGCCCTGCGCTACCACTCCGGATGGGAGCGCGCCTGGCGCTCGCCCACCCCCAAACGTCACTATGACGTCATCATTGTAGGCGCTGGCGGCCATGGATTGGCCACCGCTTACTATCTTGGCAAGAACTACGGCATCACCAATGTCGCAGTGATTGAAAAGGGCTGGCTGGGCGGCGGCAACACCGGCCGCAATACCACCATCATCCGCTCCAACTACCTGCAGGACCCCTCGGCGGCGATCTACGAAAAGGCGCGGGGATTATACGAAAACCTGAGCCAGGATCTGAACTATAACGTCATGTTCAGCCCCCGTGGCGTGTTGATGCTGGCGCAGACCCAGCATGAAATCCGCGGCTACCAGCGCACCGCCCATGCCAATGCCCTGCAGGGCGTCAAAACCGAATTTGTCTCGCCGCAGCGGGTCAAGGAAATCGTGCCGATCATCAATCTGGACGGGCCGCGCTATCCGGTGCTGGGCGCCCTGTGGCAGGAACGCGGCGGCACCGCCCGTCACGATGCGGTGGCCTGGGGCTATGCCCGCGCCTGCTCTGACATGGGCATGGATATCATCCAGCAATGCGAAGTCACCGGCGTACGGGTCGAAGGCGGCCGGGTGGCCGGTGTCGATACCTCCAAAGGCCCGATTGACTGCGACAAACTGGGTATGCTGGTGGCGGGCAATGCCTCGGTGCTGTCTGAGATGGCCGGCTTCCGGCTGCCAATGGAGAGCGTGGCGCTGCAGGCGCTGGTGTCTGAGCCGATCAAGCCCTGCATGGATGTGGTGGTGATGGCCAATACTGTGCACGGCTACATGAGCCAGTCCGACAAGGGTGAAATGGTCATCGGCGGCGGCACCGACGGTTTCAACAACTACACCCAGCGCGGCTCGTTCCATCACATCGAAGAGACCGTGCGCGCTCTGGTTGAGACCTTCCCAATGGTCAGCCGCCTTAAGATGCTGCGCCAGTGGGGCGGCATTGTCGATGTCACAGGCGACCGCTCGCCAATCATCTCCAAAACCCCGGTGGGCAATGTCTTTGTCAACTGCGGTTGGGGCACCGGCGGCTTCAAATCGATCCCCGGATCCGGCTGGGGCATGGCCGAGCTGATGGCCACCGGCCACTCATCCCTGACCGAGGCCTTCACCATCGACCGTTTCAAAGAAGGCCAGTTCATCGACGAAAGCGTCGCCGCCGGGGTGGCGCACTGA
- the ccmI gene encoding c-type cytochrome biogenesis protein CcmI → MTFWIVTSFMALAVCLLIAMVLLRARKQGAPAAAYDLKVYRQQLRELDKDLARGVINQGDAERTQTEISRRILAADEQLQNHPANLAQPRRVTVGMAVLVAVLVLGGSMGLYYRLGVHGYGDMPLADRIEQAQERATDRPSQAQAEAGAPPQPQQQVEDSYLQLVEQLRQTAGERSNDAQGQALLVQHEANLGNFVAAYQAKQNYIRILSGDGVAKDHAETAELMIMAAGGYVSLEAEDELRRALELDKGNGPARYYWGLMLGQIGRPDRAYQIWSETLQAGPATAAWIPGIQAQIAEMAYRAGVDHSPITPQPEAGGALSGPTAEEMAGAQDMSSEDRQQMIRGMVSNLAERLASEGGSAQEWARLIVALSVLNEGDRARTIHREALQNFAEDAEAVALITGAAQQAGLLQ, encoded by the coding sequence ATGACCTTCTGGATTGTTACCTCGTTTATGGCGCTGGCCGTTTGTCTGCTGATTGCCATGGTTCTTTTGCGCGCCCGAAAACAGGGCGCGCCGGCAGCTGCATATGATCTGAAAGTCTATCGCCAGCAATTGCGCGAATTGGACAAGGATCTGGCCCGTGGGGTCATCAACCAAGGGGATGCCGAACGCACCCAGACCGAAATCTCGCGCCGCATTCTGGCCGCGGATGAGCAGCTTCAAAACCATCCCGCCAATCTAGCGCAGCCCCGGCGCGTGACCGTGGGAATGGCGGTGCTGGTTGCGGTGCTGGTCCTTGGCGGATCAATGGGGCTGTATTACCGGCTGGGGGTGCATGGCTATGGCGACATGCCACTGGCCGATCGCATAGAACAGGCGCAAGAACGGGCCACCGACCGACCCTCGCAGGCGCAGGCCGAAGCAGGCGCACCGCCGCAACCGCAGCAGCAGGTCGAGGACAGCTATTTGCAATTGGTGGAGCAGTTGCGCCAGACCGCTGGCGAACGCAGCAATGATGCCCAGGGTCAGGCGTTGCTGGTGCAACATGAGGCCAATCTGGGTAATTTTGTCGCCGCCTATCAGGCCAAGCAGAACTACATCCGCATCCTGTCGGGTGACGGTGTGGCCAAGGATCATGCCGAGACCGCCGAACTGATGATCATGGCCGCCGGTGGTTATGTCTCTCTGGAAGCTGAGGATGAATTGCGCCGCGCCCTGGAGCTGGACAAGGGCAATGGCCCGGCGCGATATTATTGGGGGCTGATGCTGGGGCAAATTGGCCGTCCGGACAGGGCCTATCAGATCTGGTCGGAGACCTTGCAGGCGGGGCCGGCAACGGCTGCCTGGATCCCGGGAATACAGGCGCAGATCGCCGAGATGGCCTATCGCGCCGGGGTTGACCACAGCCCGATCACCCCGCAGCCCGAAGCTGGCGGCGCTCTGTCCGGGCCCACCGCCGAGGAGATGGCCGGCGCACAAGATATGAGCAGTGAAGACCGCCAGCAGATGATCCGGGGCATGGTTTCGAACCTTGCAGAACGGCTGGCCAGCGAAGGCGGCTCGGCGCAGGAATGGGCCCGGTTGATTGTCGCCTTGAGCGTGCTGAACGAGGGCGATCGCGCCCGCACCATTCACCGCGAGGCCTTGCAGAATTTTGCCGAGGATGCGGAGGCCGTGGCCTTGATTACCGGTGCGGCCCAGCAGGCAGGACTATTGCAATGA